One stretch of Chitinophaga pendula DNA includes these proteins:
- the murD gene encoding UDP-N-acetylmuramoyl-L-alanine--D-glutamate ligase — translation MDKKIVILGAGESGIGAALLAKQQGYDVFVSDGGNIKDIYRQELAVNHITFEEGQHSWDIILGADEIVKSPGIPEKTDLMKKVRERNIPVISEIELAYRFSKDSKIIAITGSNGKSTTTALTYHLFHTAGLKAAMVGNIGISYARQVATEPADYYIIEVSSFQLDDIKEFKPNVAILLNITPDHLDRYEYKMENYVASKFRIAMNQTAEDYFVYCKDDMEISNYLEKQPINSTSIPFTLMEPLKLGGFIANDQMNILVSDEPVIVSIYDLALKGKHNWYNSMAAGIAGKTMNIRNEKIRESLASFKSLEHRMEYVATVKGIDFINDSKATNVNSLWFALESMEQPVVLIMGGVDKGNDYSAIRELVKEKVKGIICLGIDNTPIERALSADTPAMINTTSMKAAVEAAFKLGAKGDVVLLSPACASFDLFKNYEDRGKQFKEAVREL, via the coding sequence GTGGATAAAAAAATAGTCATACTGGGTGCAGGAGAAAGCGGAATTGGCGCCGCCTTGCTGGCAAAACAGCAGGGGTATGACGTATTCGTATCCGATGGCGGCAACATAAAAGACATCTACCGGCAGGAACTCGCCGTCAACCACATCACCTTCGAAGAAGGTCAACACTCCTGGGATATCATCCTCGGCGCCGACGAAATCGTCAAAAGCCCGGGCATCCCCGAGAAAACTGACCTGATGAAAAAAGTACGCGAACGCAACATCCCAGTCATCTCGGAAATAGAACTGGCATATCGCTTCAGCAAAGACAGCAAAATCATCGCCATCACCGGTAGCAATGGCAAAAGCACCACCACCGCACTCACCTACCACCTGTTCCATACCGCCGGCCTCAAAGCCGCCATGGTAGGTAATATCGGCATCAGCTACGCCAGACAAGTCGCCACCGAACCGGCAGACTATTATATCATAGAAGTAAGCAGCTTCCAACTGGACGATATCAAAGAATTTAAACCCAACGTAGCCATCCTCCTCAATATCACCCCAGACCACCTGGACAGATATGAGTACAAAATGGAAAACTACGTGGCCTCCAAATTCCGTATCGCCATGAACCAGACTGCAGAAGATTATTTTGTTTATTGTAAGGACGACATGGAGATCAGCAACTACTTGGAAAAGCAACCCATTAACTCAACTTCAATACCATTTACTCTCATGGAACCATTGAAACTAGGCGGATTTATAGCCAATGACCAGATGAACATCCTGGTGAGTGATGAACCGGTAATCGTATCCATTTATGACCTCGCCCTCAAAGGCAAACATAACTGGTACAACTCCATGGCCGCCGGCATAGCCGGTAAAACCATGAACATTCGCAACGAAAAAATACGCGAAAGCCTCGCTTCCTTCAAAAGCCTGGAACATCGCATGGAATACGTCGCCACCGTAAAAGGGATCGACTTCATTAACGATAGCAAAGCCACCAACGTCAATTCCCTCTGGTTCGCCCTCGAAAGCATGGAACAACCTGTCGTACTCATAATGGGTGGAGTCGATAAAGGAAATGACTATAGCGCTATCAGAGAACTCGTTAAAGAAAAAGTAAAAGGTATCATCTGCCTCGGTATAGACAATACGCCCATCGAACGCGCGTTGTCAGCAGATACCCCCGCAATGATCAATACCACCAGCATGAAAGCAGCCGTAGAAGCTGCCTTCAAACTGGGCGCCAAAGGAGACGTAGTACTACTCTCTCCCGCCTGCGCCAGCTTCGACCTCTTCAAAAATTATGAAGATAGAGGCAAACAGTTCAAAGAGGCCGTAAGAGAACTATAG
- the mraY gene encoding phospho-N-acetylmuramoyl-pentapeptide-transferase — protein sequence MLYYFFEFLNAKFHLSGSGMFQFITFRVTMALLLSLAITLLMGKSIVRFLQRKQIGETIRNLGLAGENTKKGTPTMGGLIILSAIVIPTLLFAQVKTVYIWLMLLCTVWLGLIGFIDDYIKVFKKNKEGLAGRFKLLGQIGLGLIIGTTLYFNEDVVISREVQGATKLAPYERQIAQSERVTKDGQRFVDVKTPITTIPFVKSHEFNYARLISWIPGAEKYTWVIYILIVIFIVTAVSNGANITDGLDGLATGVSAVIGICLGIFAYVSGNIQFADYLNIMYIPHLGELSIFIAAFVGACVGFLWYNAYPAQVFMGDTGSLALGGIIASLAIIVRKELLIPIFCGVFLVELLSVMIQVSYFKYTKKKYGEGRRVFLMSPLHHHYQKLGYHESKIAVRFWIITVMCVAFAIATLKMR from the coding sequence ATGTTATATTACTTTTTTGAATTTTTAAACGCTAAGTTTCACCTGAGCGGAAGCGGTATGTTTCAGTTCATTACCTTCCGTGTCACCATGGCCCTGCTGCTCTCACTGGCCATCACTTTGCTCATGGGGAAAAGTATCGTAAGATTCCTCCAACGCAAACAAATCGGTGAAACCATCCGTAACCTCGGCCTCGCCGGCGAGAATACCAAAAAAGGTACACCCACCATGGGCGGACTGATCATACTGTCCGCCATCGTCATCCCCACCCTCCTGTTCGCTCAAGTCAAAACCGTGTACATATGGCTCATGCTCCTCTGCACCGTATGGCTCGGCCTCATCGGTTTCATCGATGACTATATCAAAGTATTCAAAAAGAATAAAGAAGGCCTCGCCGGCAGATTCAAACTCCTCGGCCAGATCGGCCTCGGCCTCATCATAGGTACCACCCTCTACTTCAATGAAGATGTTGTCATCTCCCGCGAAGTGCAGGGCGCCACCAAACTCGCCCCCTACGAACGCCAGATCGCACAAAGCGAAAGAGTCACCAAAGATGGACAACGTTTCGTCGACGTAAAAACACCCATCACCACCATCCCGTTCGTTAAAAGCCACGAATTCAACTACGCCAGGCTCATCTCCTGGATACCTGGCGCAGAAAAATATACCTGGGTCATCTATATCCTCATCGTCATCTTTATTGTCACCGCCGTTTCCAATGGTGCCAATATCACCGATGGTCTCGATGGCCTCGCCACCGGCGTATCCGCCGTCATCGGCATCTGCCTCGGCATATTCGCTTACGTATCCGGCAACATACAGTTCGCCGACTACCTCAATATCATGTACATCCCCCACCTCGGCGAACTATCCATATTCATAGCCGCCTTCGTGGGTGCCTGCGTAGGATTCCTCTGGTACAACGCATACCCCGCCCAGGTATTCATGGGCGACACCGGCAGCCTCGCACTGGGTGGCATCATCGCCTCCCTCGCCATCATCGTACGCAAAGAACTACTCATACCCATCTTCTGTGGCGTATTCCTCGTAGAACTCCTGAGCGTCATGATCCAGGTGTCCTACTTCAAATACACCAAAAAGAAGTACGGAGAAGGCCGCCGCGTATTCCTGATGTCACCGCTGCATCACCACTATCAGAAACTAGGCTACCACGAAAGTAAAATAGCCGTTCGCTTTTGGATCATCACCGTGATGTGCGTAGCATTCGCCATCGCAACACTAAAAATGAGATAG
- a CDS encoding UDP-N-acetylmuramoyl-L-alanyl-D-glutamate--2,6-diaminopimelate ligase — protein MKTLRDILYNVNILAVHGNSDIPVNALSIDSRNIRPGDTFIAIKGAHSDGHTYIDKAISLGANAIICESIPESQHNNVAYIQVSNSATACGIMAGNFYDNPSRKLQLVGVTGTNGKTTIATLLFRLFTGLGHHCGLLSTVQNQIGNTVVPATHTTPDAISLNALLAQMVQEGCDYAFMEVSSHAIHQQRIAGLHFAGGIFSNITHDHLDYHKTFDEYIRVKKAFFDALPTSAFAITNLDDRRGNVMLQNTRAKKATYSLRTIADFKGKILENNLTGLIMQIGEDEVHFRLIGEFNAYNLLAVYGAAVLLEKPKTEVLQILSNITGAEGRFDYIVSNNERIIGIVDYAHTPDALLNVLATIKNLRKGHEQIITVVGCGGDRDTTKRPIMAQVAVEHSDKVIFTSDNPRSEDPAAIIQEMETGVPVHLKKKTLSITDRKEAIKTACSLANKEDIILVAGKGHEKYQDINGTKHPFDDKKVLQEMMTLMDK, from the coding sequence ATGAAGACGTTGCGCGACATATTGTATAATGTAAACATACTCGCCGTTCATGGGAATAGTGATATCCCCGTGAACGCTTTGAGCATCGATTCCAGGAACATCCGTCCCGGCGATACCTTCATCGCCATCAAAGGCGCACACAGCGATGGACATACCTACATCGATAAAGCCATCAGCCTCGGCGCCAACGCCATCATCTGCGAATCAATACCCGAATCCCAACACAATAACGTCGCCTACATCCAGGTAAGCAACAGCGCCACCGCTTGCGGTATCATGGCGGGCAACTTCTACGATAACCCGTCCCGTAAACTGCAACTCGTCGGCGTCACCGGTACCAATGGCAAAACCACCATCGCTACCCTCCTGTTCCGCCTCTTCACCGGCCTCGGCCACCACTGCGGACTACTGTCCACCGTACAAAACCAGATCGGTAACACCGTCGTACCCGCCACCCACACCACCCCCGATGCCATCAGCCTCAACGCACTGCTGGCACAAATGGTACAGGAAGGCTGCGACTACGCATTCATGGAAGTAAGCTCCCACGCCATCCACCAACAACGGATCGCAGGTCTGCATTTCGCCGGAGGCATATTCTCCAACATCACCCATGATCACCTCGACTATCACAAAACATTCGATGAATACATCCGTGTGAAAAAAGCATTCTTCGATGCCCTCCCCACATCAGCGTTCGCCATCACGAACCTCGATGATAGACGTGGCAACGTTATGCTCCAAAACACAAGGGCAAAAAAAGCAACATACAGCCTACGCACCATCGCAGACTTCAAAGGCAAAATCCTCGAGAACAACCTCACCGGATTGATCATGCAAATAGGCGAAGACGAAGTACACTTCCGCCTCATCGGCGAATTCAATGCCTATAACCTCCTCGCAGTATACGGAGCAGCCGTACTCCTGGAGAAACCAAAAACCGAAGTACTGCAGATACTGAGCAACATCACCGGCGCAGAAGGCCGCTTCGACTACATCGTATCCAACAACGAAAGGATCATCGGTATCGTCGACTACGCCCACACCCCCGATGCCCTGCTCAACGTACTGGCCACCATCAAAAACCTGCGTAAAGGTCACGAACAAATCATTACCGTCGTAGGCTGCGGAGGCGATCGCGATACCACCAAAAGGCCCATCATGGCCCAGGTAGCCGTCGAACACAGCGATAAGGTCATCTTCACCTCAGACAATCCAAGGTCCGAAGACCCGGCCGCCATCATCCAAGAAATGGAAACCGGCGTCCCCGTCCACCTGAAGAAAAAAACCTTATCCATCACCGACCGCAAAGAAGCCATCAAAACCGCCTGCAGCCTCGCCAACAAAGAAGATATCATCCTCGTCGCCGGAAAAGGCCACGAAAAATACCAGGATATCAATGGGACCAAACATCCCTTCGATGATAAAAAAGTGCTGCAGGAAATGATGACGCTGATGGACAAATAA